In Dolichospermum flos-aquae CCAP 1403/13F, the following proteins share a genomic window:
- the nifN gene encoding nitrogenase iron-molybdenum cofactor biosynthesis protein NifN, producing MAIAIVPEKSLTVNPLKQSQALGASLAFLGLKGTMPLFHGSQGCTAFAKVVLVRHFREAIPLATTAMTEVTTILGGEENVEQAILTLVEKVQPEIIGLCTTGLTETRGDDIEMFLKDIRERHPELNHLAIIFAPTPDFKGALQDGFAVAVESIVKEIPKAGGIKPEQITILAGAALTPGDVQEVREMVTAFGLEPIFVPDLGASLDGHLEDGYTAITASGTTLKQLRSLGSSAFTLALGESMLGAAKILEERFGTNYQVFRDLTGLEPVDKFLQKLSLLSGNPVPEKYRRQRRQLQDAMLDTHFYFSGKRVSLALEPDLLWTMVGFLQSMGAEIHNAVTTTRSPLLELLPINNVTIGDLEDFENLAQGSDLLIGNSHVNTISKRLSIPLYRLGIPIYDRLGNGLFTKVGYRGTIELLFGMGNLFIEQEESSMMNQWSSVINK from the coding sequence ATGGCGATCGCAATTGTTCCAGAAAAGTCTCTGACTGTAAACCCCCTCAAACAAAGTCAGGCTTTAGGCGCTTCTTTGGCTTTTTTGGGGTTGAAGGGAACTATGCCTTTATTTCATGGTTCTCAGGGTTGTACGGCGTTTGCAAAGGTGGTTTTGGTTCGACATTTTCGGGAAGCAATTCCTCTTGCTACTACTGCAATGACGGAAGTTACTACGATTTTGGGTGGTGAGGAAAATGTGGAGCAAGCTATTCTCACTTTGGTGGAAAAGGTACAACCGGAAATTATTGGTTTGTGTACCACTGGTTTAACAGAAACTAGAGGTGATGATATTGAAATGTTCTTGAAAGATATTCGAGAACGTCACCCTGAACTTAATCATTTAGCCATTATTTTTGCTCCTACTCCTGATTTTAAAGGTGCATTACAAGACGGTTTTGCAGTTGCGGTAGAAAGTATAGTTAAAGAAATTCCCAAAGCAGGGGGAATTAAACCCGAACAAATCACCATTTTAGCTGGTGCTGCGCTCACTCCTGGAGATGTCCAAGAAGTTCGAGAAATGGTAACAGCTTTCGGTCTAGAACCAATATTTGTACCTGATTTGGGAGCTTCTTTAGATGGACATTTGGAAGATGGTTATACTGCTATAACTGCTAGTGGCACAACTCTCAAACAATTACGTTCTCTTGGTAGTTCGGCTTTTACCTTAGCATTAGGTGAAAGTATGTTAGGGGCGGCGAAAATTTTAGAGGAACGGTTTGGAACTAACTATCAAGTATTCAGAGATTTAACAGGATTAGAACCTGTAGATAAATTTCTGCAAAAGTTATCTTTATTAAGTGGAAATCCCGTTCCTGAAAAATATCGTCGTCAACGTCGTCAATTGCAAGACGCAATGTTAGATACTCACTTTTATTTTAGTGGAAAACGAGTATCTTTAGCTTTAGAACCGGATTTGTTGTGGACAATGGTGGGATTTTTGCAATCAATGGGGGCAGAAATTCACAATGCTGTCACCACAACTCGTTCTCCATTACTTGAACTACTTCCTATCAATAATGTCACCATTGGTGATTTAGAGGATTTTGAAAACTTGGCGCAAGGTTCTGATTTATTGATTGGTAATTCCCACGTGAATACCATCTCTAAACGCCTTTCTATTCCGCTCTATCGTTTAGGTATTCCCATTTATGACCGATTAGGAAATGGTCTATTTACCAAAGTAGGCTATCGCGGTACTATCGAGCTTCTTTTTGGTATGGGAAACCTATTCATAGAACAAGAAGAATCATCAATGATGAACCAATGGTCATCAGTAATCAACAAATAA
- the nifE gene encoding nitrogenase iron-molybdenum cofactor biosynthesis protein NifE: MKVTQSKINELLSESGCEHNQQKQGEKKNKSCTQQAQPGAAQGGCAFDGAMIALVPITDAAHLVHGPIACAGNSWGSRGSLSSGLMLYKTGFTTDVGENDVIFGGEKKLYKAILEIKERYQPAAVFVYATCVTALIGDDIDAVCKVAAEKIGTPVIPVIAPGFIGSKNLGNRFGGESLLEYVVGTAEPEYTTPYDINLIGEYNIAGEMWGVLPLFEKLGIRVLSKITGDARYEEVRYAHRAKLNVMICSRALLNMARKMQERYGIPYIEESFYGIKDINRCLRTVAAKLGDADLQERTEKLIAEETAALDIALAPYREKLKGKRIVLYTGGVKSWSIISAAKDLGIEVVATSTRKSTEEDKAKIKNLLGNDGIMLEKGNASELLKLIEETNADMLIAGGRNQYTALKARVPFLDINQERHHPYAGYVGMVEMARELTEALYSPVWEQIRKPAPWE; the protein is encoded by the coding sequence ATGAAAGTCACCCAAAGCAAAATTAACGAACTTCTGAGTGAATCAGGATGCGAACATAATCAACAGAAACAGGGAGAAAAGAAAAATAAATCTTGTACCCAACAGGCTCAACCAGGTGCGGCTCAAGGTGGTTGTGCCTTTGATGGGGCGATGATTGCTTTAGTTCCTATTACCGATGCTGCTCACTTGGTACATGGTCCCATTGCTTGCGCGGGCAATTCCTGGGGAAGTCGTGGTAGTCTGTCTTCTGGACTAATGCTTTATAAGACAGGTTTTACTACCGATGTGGGTGAAAATGATGTCATTTTCGGTGGGGAGAAAAAGCTTTATAAGGCGATTTTAGAAATAAAAGAACGTTATCAGCCAGCGGCAGTTTTTGTTTACGCTACTTGCGTTACAGCCTTAATTGGTGATGATATTGATGCAGTTTGTAAGGTGGCAGCCGAAAAAATTGGTACTCCGGTAATTCCTGTCATTGCTCCCGGATTTATTGGTAGTAAAAATTTAGGTAATCGCTTTGGTGGTGAATCCTTACTAGAATATGTAGTGGGAACTGCTGAACCTGAATATACTACCCCTTATGATATTAATTTAATAGGTGAATATAATATTGCTGGGGAAATGTGGGGGGTTTTACCTTTATTTGAAAAGTTAGGAATTCGGGTTTTATCGAAAATTACTGGTGATGCTCGTTATGAAGAAGTGCGTTATGCTCACCGAGCTAAATTAAATGTGATGATTTGCTCACGAGCGTTATTAAATATGGCGCGAAAAATGCAGGAACGTTACGGAATTCCCTACATTGAAGAGTCATTTTATGGAATTAAAGATATTAACCGTTGTCTGCGAACTGTAGCTGCTAAATTAGGTGATGCTGATTTGCAGGAACGCACAGAAAAACTCATTGCTGAAGAAACTGCGGCTTTAGATATTGCACTTGCTCCCTATCGAGAAAAATTAAAAGGAAAACGCATTGTTCTATATACTGGTGGTGTGAAAAGTTGGTCAATTATTTCTGCTGCGAAGGATTTGGGAATTGAAGTTGTGGCCACAAGTACCCGTAAAAGTACAGAAGAAGATAAAGCGAAAATCAAAAATTTGTTGGGTAATGATGGCATTATGTTGGAGAAGGGGAACGCCTCCGAACTCCTGAAATTAATTGAAGAAACTAACGCAGATATGCTTATTGCTGGCGGTAGAAATCAATATACTGCTCTCAAAGCGAGAGTTCCCTTTTTAGATATTAACCAAGAACGTCATCATCCTTATGCCGGTTATGTGGGCATGGTGGAAATGGCACGGGAGTTGACTGAGGCTTTATATAGCCCCGTTTGGGAGCAAATTCGTAAGCCTGCTCCTTGGGAATAA
- a CDS encoding HesA/MoeB/ThiF family protein: protein MINLTPTELERYSRQMMLPNFGELAQKRLKSATVLVSGVGGLGGTAALYLAVAGVGRLILVRGGDLRLDDMNRQVLMTDDWVGKPRVFKAQETLKAINPDVQVDVVHDYITAENVDELVQSADMALDCAHNFTERNLLNAACVRWRKPMVEAAMDGMEAYLTTIIPGVTPCLSCLFPEKPDWDRRGFSVLGAVSGTLACLTALEAVKLITGFSQPLLSELLTIDLNRMEFAKRRSHRDRNCPVCGNTAPWRYSQSQTATV, encoded by the coding sequence GTGATCAACCTAACGCCTACCGAATTGGAACGCTATAGTCGCCAAATGATGCTTCCTAATTTTGGCGAATTAGCTCAAAAGCGCCTGAAATCAGCGACTGTTTTGGTGTCGGGTGTGGGTGGATTAGGCGGTACGGCGGCGCTTTACCTAGCAGTAGCGGGTGTTGGGCGGCTAATCCTAGTCCGGGGTGGAGATTTGCGGCTGGATGATATGAATCGTCAGGTTTTGATGACTGACGACTGGGTGGGTAAACCTAGAGTATTTAAAGCCCAAGAAACACTTAAAGCCATCAATCCCGATGTCCAAGTGGATGTAGTTCACGATTACATTACCGCCGAAAATGTGGATGAGTTGGTGCAGTCGGCGGATATGGCTTTGGATTGCGCTCATAATTTCACTGAACGCAATTTGTTAAATGCAGCCTGTGTCCGCTGGCGCAAGCCCATGGTAGAGGCGGCTATGGATGGAATGGAGGCTTACCTCACTACGATTATTCCTGGTGTTACGCCTTGTTTATCCTGTCTGTTTCCAGAAAAGCCTGATTGGGATCGGCGCGGTTTTTCTGTGCTGGGGGCTGTTTCTGGGACTTTGGCTTGTTTGACGGCGTTAGAAGCGGTGAAGTTGATTACTGGTTTTAGTCAACCGCTGTTGTCAGAGTTGCTGACCATTGATTTGAACCGAATGGAATTTGCTAAACGCCGTTCTCACCGCGATCGCAATTGTCCAGTCTGTGGTAATACTGCCCCTTGGAGATATTCCCAATCTCAAACTGCAACGGTATAA
- a CDS encoding CCE_0567 family metalloprotein, whose protein sequence is MTIEEITTKIKKLNSKAGQMKMDLHDLAEGLPTDYHKLMDVAAETYEIYCQLDGLKQQLKKMENSK, encoded by the coding sequence ATGACAATTGAGGAAATTACAACCAAGATCAAAAAGCTAAATAGTAAAGCAGGTCAAATGAAAATGGATCTGCATGATTTAGCGGAAGGTTTGCCCACAGACTACCACAAACTAATGGATGTTGCTGCGGAAACTTACGAAATCTACTGTCAGTTAGATGGACTCAAGCAACAACTCAAAAAAATGGAGAATTCTAAATGA
- a CDS encoding NifX-associated nitrogen fixation protein, whose product MSTNDVNGTGNNSEGVLTPFHKSLVQQIRAQDSYGFYRSWTDELILKPYIVTKQKKREISVEGEIDPATLSRINAFFRAIASSIEKETGLISNVVVELGHEGFGWALIFSGRLLLTVKTLRDAHRFGFDSFDKLDEEGAKFVEKGIDLAKRFPEVGNL is encoded by the coding sequence ATGAGTACAAATGATGTGAATGGAACTGGTAACAATTCAGAGGGGGTTTTAACTCCTTTCCACAAATCATTAGTTCAACAAATCCGGGCGCAAGATAGTTATGGTTTTTACCGGAGTTGGACTGATGAATTAATCCTCAAACCCTATATTGTTACTAAACAAAAGAAACGGGAAATTTCCGTAGAAGGTGAAATTGATCCCGCAACTCTTTCCCGAATAAATGCTTTTTTTCGAGCGATAGCATCCAGTATTGAAAAGGAAACCGGACTTATTTCTAATGTGGTTGTGGAATTAGGACATGAGGGTTTCGGTTGGGCTTTAATATTTTCTGGACGCTTATTATTAACTGTAAAAACCTTACGTGATGCCCATCGTTTTGGTTTTGATTCCTTCGATAAATTAGACGAAGAAGGCGCAAAGTTTGTGGAAAAAGGCATTGATTTAGCCAAGCGTTTCCCCGAAGTTGGCAATCTTTAA
- the nifW gene encoding nitrogenase-stabilizing/protective protein NifW, whose translation MSTNIDEFKKLVDAEEFFIFFNLPYDQKFVNVNRLHILKKFSQFMSQIDDTYPQISDEERLEKYCTALQQAYQVFIESTPHEQKLFKVFNDKRKNVVTLTEITSD comes from the coding sequence ATGAGTACCAATATTGATGAATTCAAGAAGTTAGTAGATGCAGAAGAATTTTTCATCTTCTTTAATCTGCCCTATGACCAAAAATTTGTAAATGTCAATCGTTTACATATTTTGAAAAAGTTTTCTCAGTTCATGAGTCAAATTGATGATACTTATCCCCAGATAAGTGACGAAGAAAGATTAGAGAAATATTGTACAGCTTTGCAACAAGCTTATCAGGTGTTTATAGAATCTACACCCCATGAACAAAAGCTGTTCAAGGTGTTTAATGATAAGCGAAAAAATGTTGTCACCCTGACAGAAATCACCTCAGATTAG
- a CDS encoding site-specific integrase, translating into MKTNLTQEIQQINLRLKSAKIRVTIRESNGCLQLRATLPLKPGDADINKTGKKQYNLSLNIPANLDGLKTAEEEAYELGKLIARKSFVWNDKYLGNEAIKKDLRTIGELLARFEDEYFKTHKRTTKSKHTFFYYFSRIKRYTNADDLANGEVLINAIDKIDKEWAKYNAVRAISVFCQLFNIEINLTNYSKVPESNSRNVPTDKDIVTGFYKFDEYLHNRGKQVNQDVKDSWKLWRWTYGMLAVFGLRPRELFVNPHIDWWLSDENVDLTWKVDKDCKTGEREALPLYKEWIDKFDLRNPKYLEMLAIAISKKDQNNHAEITALIQRVSWWFRKIGLDFKPYDLRHGWAIRAHILGVPIKAAADNLGHSVQIHTKTYQRWFSLDMRKLAINQALSKRNEVEVIKDENLVLKMENERLKIEMEKLRMEVVYKRS; encoded by the coding sequence ATGAAAACCAACTTAACCCAGGAAATACAGCAGATAAATCTGCGTTTGAAGTCTGCAAAGATCAGAGTAACAATTCGAGAATCAAATGGATGTCTGCAATTACGGGCAACTTTACCCCTGAAACCAGGTGATGCAGACATTAACAAAACAGGTAAAAAACAGTACAACCTCAGTTTAAACATTCCTGCCAACTTAGATGGACTGAAAACTGCTGAAGAAGAGGCTTATGAATTAGGAAAGTTAATTGCTAGAAAAAGTTTTGTTTGGAATGATAAATATTTGGGAAATGAGGCAATTAAAAAGGATTTACGAACTATTGGTGAGTTATTGGCAAGGTTTGAAGATGAATATTTTAAAACCCATAAACGCACGACTAAAAGTAAACATACTTTTTTCTATTATTTTTCTCGAATTAAGCGTTATACAAATGCTGATGATTTGGCAAATGGGGAAGTTTTGATTAATGCGATTGATAAGATAGATAAGGAATGGGCTAAATATAATGCTGTGAGGGCTATTTCTGTTTTTTGTCAACTTTTTAACATTGAGATTAATTTAACTAATTATTCTAAAGTTCCTGAAAGTAATTCTCGCAATGTTCCTACTGATAAGGATATAGTTACTGGATTTTATAAGTTTGATGAATATTTGCATAATCGAGGTAAGCAAGTTAATCAAGATGTTAAAGATAGTTGGAAATTATGGCGTTGGACTTATGGAATGTTGGCGGTTTTTGGTTTACGTCCCAGGGAGCTTTTTGTAAATCCTCATATTGATTGGTGGTTGAGTGATGAAAATGTAGATTTAACTTGGAAGGTTGATAAAGATTGTAAAACTGGTGAAAGGGAAGCTTTACCTTTATATAAGGAATGGATTGATAAATTTGATTTAAGAAATCCGAAATATTTGGAAATGTTGGCTATAGCAATTAGTAAAAAAGACCAGAATAATCATGCGGAAATCACGGCTTTAATTCAAAGAGTGAGTTGGTGGTTTAGAAAAATCGGGTTGGATTTTAAACCCTATGATTTACGTCATGGTTGGGCAATTCGAGCGCATATTTTGGGAGTTCCTATTAAAGCTGCGGCGGATAATTTGGGTCATAGTGTGCAGATTCATACGAAAACTTATCAACGTTGGTTTTCTTTGGATATGCGGAAGTTAGCAATTAATCAGGCTTTGAGTAAACGGAATGAGGTTGAAGTAATTAAGGATGAGAATTTGGTTTTGAAAATGGAGAATGAAAGGTTGAAGATTGAGATGGAGAAGTTGAGAATGGAAGTGGTTTATAAAAGGAGTTAA
- the nifK gene encoding nitrogenase molybdenum-iron protein subunit beta, which yields MPQDPNKIQDHVELFHQPEYQELFENKKQFENGHTPEEVQRVSEWTKSWEYREKNFERTALTVNPAKGCQPLGAMFAAVGFEGTLPFVQGSQGCVAYFRTHLTRHYKEPFAGVSSSMTEDAAVFGGLQNMIDGLANSYSLYKPKMIAVCTTCMAEVIGDDLQSFIGNAKEAGSVPQDFPVPFAHTPSFVGSHITGYDNMMKGILSTLTVGKKTAKSNGKINFIPGFDTYVENNREIKRIASLMGIDYTLLSDNSDYVDSPCDGEYNMYPGGTKLEDAADSINAKATIALQAYSTTKTREYIAKEWNQDVSVARPWGIKGTDEFLMKLSEMTGKAIPEELEIERGRAVDAMTDSHAWLHGKRFAIYGDPDLVYSVVGFMLEMGAEPVHILVHNTNEVFEKELQALLDSSTFGKSAKIWGGKDLWHLRSLLFTEPVDLLIGNSYGKYLWRDCGVPLVRIGYPIMDRHHYHRYATVGYKGIINLLNWIVNTVFEEIDRSTNVAGKTDISYDLIR from the coding sequence ATGCCTCAAGATCCCAATAAGATTCAGGACCACGTTGAGCTATTCCACCAACCAGAATACCAAGAACTGTTTGAAAACAAAAAACAGTTTGAAAACGGCCACACCCCTGAAGAAGTACAACGAGTTTCCGAATGGACAAAAAGCTGGGAATACCGGGAAAAGAACTTTGAACGGACAGCTTTAACCGTTAACCCAGCTAAGGGTTGTCAACCTTTAGGCGCTATGTTTGCGGCTGTGGGTTTTGAAGGTACTCTTCCCTTTGTTCAAGGTTCTCAAGGTTGCGTGGCTTACTTCCGTACCCACTTAACCCGTCACTACAAAGAACCATTTGCTGGTGTTTCTTCTTCCATGACAGAAGACGCTGCTGTGTTCGGTGGTTTACAAAACATGATTGATGGTTTGGCTAACTCCTACAGCTTGTACAAGCCAAAAATGATCGCTGTTTGCACCACTTGTATGGCAGAAGTTATCGGTGATGACTTACAGTCATTTATCGGTAATGCTAAAGAAGCTGGTTCAGTTCCTCAAGATTTCCCCGTACCTTTTGCTCACACACCTAGCTTCGTTGGTTCTCACATCACTGGTTACGACAACATGATGAAGGGAATTCTTTCTACCTTAACCGTAGGTAAAAAGACAGCCAAGAGCAACGGTAAAATCAACTTCATTCCTGGTTTTGATACCTACGTGGAAAACAACCGCGAAATTAAGCGGATTGCTTCTTTAATGGGTATTGACTACACCTTGTTGTCTGACAACAGTGATTATGTTGATTCACCTTGTGATGGTGAATACAATATGTATCCAGGTGGTACTAAGTTGGAAGATGCAGCAGATTCCATCAACGCTAAGGCTACTATTGCTCTTCAAGCTTACTCTACCACCAAGACCCGCGAATACATTGCTAAGGAATGGAATCAAGACGTTAGTGTTGCTCGTCCTTGGGGTATCAAGGGAACTGACGAGTTCTTGATGAAACTCAGCGAAATGACTGGTAAGGCTATTCCTGAAGAGTTAGAAATCGAACGTGGTCGTGCAGTTGACGCAATGACCGACTCCCATGCTTGGTTACATGGTAAGCGTTTCGCTATCTACGGTGATCCTGACTTAGTTTACAGCGTAGTTGGTTTCATGTTGGAAATGGGTGCTGAACCAGTACACATCTTGGTTCACAACACCAATGAAGTATTCGAGAAAGAATTGCAAGCATTGTTAGATTCTAGCACCTTCGGTAAGTCCGCTAAAATCTGGGGTGGTAAAGACTTGTGGCACTTACGCTCCTTGTTATTCACCGAACCCGTAGACCTGTTGATTGGTAACTCCTACGGTAAGTACCTGTGGCGCGATTGTGGTGTACCTTTGGTAAGAATCGGTTATCCTATCATGGATCGTCACCACTACCACCGTTACGCAACTGTTGGTTACAAAGGTATAATCAACCTGTTGAACTGGATCGTTAACACAGTCTTTGAAGAAATTGACCGCAGCACCAATGTTGCTGGTAAGACCGATATTTCCTACGACTTAATTCGTTAA
- a CDS encoding GUN4 domain-containing protein gives MQKYFQSLIKCIVVGLGGFLIISSLLEGKWIEALTFAMGTLIGVISTNTPRIQGRKQMQIPEKYKKLANYLATGQWKKADKETTELLMKQEQSSLYDVVSFDYLGDSFTINELYDMPYQRICEYCASIPCENIQIIDLLWGHFSDGRFGLSAQRKVAWENKIQDMKDMEKLGELLGWRDNGYWIYYEDLTFDMKAPLGHLPVDWFFLLDRASGIVPIEHEFGKRENPVMFYTYIWFVLQLRFSKCLEE, from the coding sequence GTGCAAAAATATTTCCAATCATTAATCAAATGTATTGTTGTGGGGCTTGGTGGCTTTCTTATAATTAGCTCTTTACTCGAAGGTAAATGGATTGAGGCTTTGACATTTGCTATGGGAACTTTAATTGGCGTGATAAGTACAAATACTCCTCGCATCCAAGGGCGTAAACAGATGCAAATTCCAGAGAAGTATAAAAAGCTGGCAAATTATCTGGCCACGGGACAATGGAAAAAAGCAGATAAAGAAACAACAGAATTGTTAATGAAACAAGAGCAAAGCAGTCTCTATGATGTAGTGAGCTTTGATTACCTGGGTGATAGTTTCACTATAAATGAACTATATGATATGCCTTACCAACGGATATGTGAGTATTGTGCCTCTATTCCCTGCGAAAATATCCAAATTATTGATCTGTTGTGGGGACACTTTAGTGATGGACGGTTTGGACTTAGTGCTCAACGCAAAGTAGCTTGGGAAAATAAAATTCAAGATATGAAAGATATGGAGAAACTTGGAGAGCTTTTAGGTTGGCGAGACAATGGTTACTGGATCTATTACGAAGACCTTACTTTTGATATGAAAGCACCATTAGGGCATCTTCCTGTTGATTGGTTCTTCTTGCTTGATAGAGCATCAGGTATTGTACCTATAGAACATGAGTTCGGCAAAAGAGAAAATCCTGTGATGTTTTATACGTATATCTGGTTCGTGCTTCAATTAAGATTTAGTAAGTGCCTCGAAGAGTAG
- the nifX gene encoding nitrogen fixation protein NifX, which produces MKVKIAFTTTDRIHVNAHFGWAKEIDVYEISDNGYEFVETLKFEGDLKEDGNEDKITPKLQALNDCTIVYVVAIGGSAAARLIKKSVTPVKAKSEEEKIEDILNKLVKTLKGNPPPWLRKALGQKKLSFAEELENEATL; this is translated from the coding sequence ATGAAAGTGAAAATTGCTTTTACGACAACTGACCGAATTCATGTTAATGCTCACTTTGGTTGGGCTAAGGAAATTGATGTTTATGAAATTTCCGATAACGGATATGAATTCGTTGAAACTCTCAAGTTTGAAGGTGATTTGAAGGAAGATGGTAATGAAGATAAAATTACCCCCAAACTACAAGCACTGAATGATTGCACAATTGTTTATGTTGTCGCTATTGGTGGTAGTGCAGCCGCTCGTTTAATTAAAAAGAGTGTAACCCCAGTTAAGGCTAAATCTGAAGAGGAAAAAATTGAAGATATTCTCAACAAATTAGTCAAAACTCTCAAGGGTAATCCTCCACCTTGGTTACGGAAAGCTTTAGGACAGAAAAAACTTAGTTTTGCTGAAGAACTTGAGAACGAAGCAACATTATGA
- a CDS encoding HesB/IscA family protein, with amino-acid sequence MTVTLTEKAEFRLRAFLKGSATEDAKKGVRISVKDGGCSGYEYGIEITSKPQPDDVVSQQGNVLIYVDAKSAPLLAGVVVDFVEGVMDSGFKFSNPNATDTCGCGKSFKTDDGTPTGVPCGQ; translated from the coding sequence ATGACTGTTACTTTAACAGAAAAGGCTGAATTTCGTCTGCGGGCATTTTTAAAAGGTTCTGCAACTGAAGACGCTAAAAAAGGTGTCCGCATCTCCGTTAAAGATGGTGGTTGCAGTGGCTACGAGTATGGCATCGAAATTACCAGTAAGCCCCAACCTGATGATGTCGTATCTCAACAAGGAAATGTGTTGATTTACGTTGATGCTAAAAGTGCGCCTTTATTAGCAGGTGTGGTAGTTGATTTTGTTGAGGGAGTAATGGACAGCGGCTTCAAGTTTTCCAATCCCAATGCAACTGATACCTGCGGTTGTGGCAAATCTTTTAAAACAGATGATGGTACTCCCACTGGTGTACCTTGCGGCCAATAG